The Geothrix sp. DNA segment AGGCCCATGGCGGGGAGATCCGCGCCGAGAACATGGCCGAAGGGGGGGCCCGGTTCCGGGTGAGCCTGCCCCCGGCGGACTGTGCCGAGGTTCCGGTGGCGAAGGGGCCAGACCGGCTCAAAGCCGCTTCTCCAAGCCTGGCGGGGCGTCGCATCCTGGTCGTGGAGGATGAACCGCTCCTGCGCGAGATGCTCGCGGACGCCCTGACGCTGGCCCGGATGCAGGTGACGACCGCCCCGGATGGCACCTTGGCCTGGAAGGCCTGGCAGCAGGCCCGGGGATTCGACCTGGTGATCAGTGACCAGCGGATGCCGGACTGCACGGGACTGGAGCTGATGGCCCTCATCCGGGGGTGCGGCTCCGAGGTCCCCTTCATCCTGGTCAGCGGGCAGGGCCTTGAAAGCGTGGAGGGTCAGCTTTCCGCGGATCAGCGAGTCCGCTTCCTGCCCAAGCCCTTCGAGCTGCCCAGGCTCCTTCCCATCATGGAAGAGATGCTGAGTCCCCGGAAGGACTGAGGGGCCTCACTTCGTGGCGGACCCGCCCTTCTCGTGGCACCCGAGACAGGTGGCCAGCTTGGCATCGGGGCTCCGCCAGTACACGCTGTCCTGGTTGCCGAAATCCTTCTGCAGATTCGCAGGTACCCGGCCCCAGTAGAAGGCGAAGGCCGTGGTCCCATCGCCCTTGGTCTCCTTCATGTAGAGAGGGCCGGGCTCGGTGCTGGGCTTGCCCTTCTCGTCGGTGAAGGTGGACATGACCGCGTACGCGCCGGGAGGCAGGGGCTTGCCGGCCTTGTAGGCGTCGATGCCCGAGGCCGAGACCCAGACCCGGCGCCAGCGGTCGCCATGGGCCTTGCTCCGCGCCGGAGCGGTTTCCGCAGGCTCGAGGCTGGCGTAGTCCAGGGCCCGGATCGGCAGCTCGGCCTCGGCATCGTTGCGCTTGGCCTTCTCAACCTCCGCGGCGGCCTTGTTCGTCTCCTCGTTGCCGAAGACCATGATGCCGCCCAGTTTCCCGCTGAAGCCCCAGCAACCCAGCCAGAGGAACCCGACCAGGAGGGCTGGCGCTCCAACCCCGCGTTCCCAGAAGCGGCGACCGGCATGGCGATGCTCCTGGCCTGCGGAGCCGGGGCCGAAGTCCCGCCTCCAGACGCGCCAGAGCATGAAGACGCAGACGCCCCCGATGAGGAACCCGGCCGTGGCCGCGAGGATGTGGATCTGCAGGATCTTCTGCAGCACCTGCTTCTCATTGGCCACCACGGGAAGGAACCCCGAAGGGCTGATCAGGTTGATCTGCCGGCCCCATATCAGCCCGCTGAACAAGGCGATGGTGCTGCCGAGCCACCCGATGACCGCCAGGAAGAAGGAGGTCCCGGCGAGGATCTTCCCGTGCCTCGGATGGAAGGAGGCCAGCATGGCCAGGGGCAGGACGGCCACGAGGCCGAGGGGGATGTGGACGAAGGCCGGGTGTTCCCGCGCGATGAACTCGAGCAGTGGGGATGCGCTCATGGGACTCCCGGACTAGAAGACGCGCGTCACGTTGAAGCCGAGGGACCAGTTGCCCGACAACCTCGGACCGCCTCCGTAGTCGCCGCTCATCACCTGGTTCGCGGTGGTGCCGCTGGCGTTGGTGCCGACCAGGGTGAACCGGTGCTTGAAGGTCTTGTAGGAGAACCCGACGGCAAATCCGTTCTGGTAGGTGGTGCCGTCGGTGATGCCGCCGGGGGCGGCCTTGGCGAACTTCGAGGGCCGGGGATAGTACTCGCTGACGAAGGAGAACTTCTCCGTGAATCCGATGCGCAGGCCCAGGCCCAGGTTCAAGACACCGCCCGTGTTGGCCTTGGTGTTGGGCGTCTGGCCCGGCGGCACGGCCAGGATGGTGTCGGTCGTCGTGGTCTTGGTGATGTAGCTGGGCACCAGCGAGAAGATGATGTCATCCGTGATGAAGATCTCCACTGGGACCTGCAGGGCCAATCCGGAAATGCCCACCTTCCCGAGGGGCGTCGTCGTCTCCTTCACCACCTCGTCGAAGCGCTCGGCACGGACCGCCATGCGTACCCGTTCACCGTTCAGCACCTGCTCCTGCAGGCCGAAGGTGAAGGTCTTGTTGTCGGCCGTGCGGTAGATGAAGGCATTCAGTCCGGGAATGGGCTTGATCCCGAAGGTGAAGCCCAATCCCGCGTAGGTGTACCCATCCAGGCCGTAGACGTCCTTGCCATGGTCCTTTACCGGCTGCACGAAGCGGTGGGTGAACACCACGCCGATGTCCCAGTACTGCATCCGCTCCGCCGATGGCAGGTTGATCACCAGCGGGTATTCGGACGATTCAGCGCGAAGCGCTCCCCCAGCCAGGAGGGCGCAGGCAAGCAGGGGAGCGGTCTTCCTAGTCATCGGATCTCCAGAACCATTACTTGGCCGCGAACTTGCGCATGATGGGGATCATCTTCTCGACGTCGGCCTGGGTCATCTTGTCCTTGAAGGCGGGCATCTTGTCCTTGCCCTCCAGGGTGATCTTGACCCAGTCGCTGTCCTTCTTCTTGTTGGCCTTCCGGCTGTCCGTGAAGTCGAAGCCGTTGTCGGGAAGCGGCTTGCCGCTGTTGTCGCGGCCGCTGCCGTTGGCGCCATGGCAGCGGGCGCAGGCGTCCGACCAGTACTTCTGGTAGTCGCTGCCCGAGAACTTGGGCAGGTCCTTGGCGGGATCGCCCGCCAGGAGCGACGCGCCGGCCAGGAGCAGGGCGGAAAGGGTGATGCGACTCATGGGAATCCTCCTGAAGGAGTGGTGGAAAGGCGTGGGGATTCAGTTCCAGACGTTCCCGGTGGTGGTGTGCCCCTGGCCATGGCAGCTGAGGGCGCAGCCGCCCCGACCGATGGTGGCGTTCACCGTGTAGGTGAGGGCGCCGGTGGCGGGCTGGGAGCCCCCGCCGAACTTGATGGTGTCGCTGGAAAGCTGGTCCGGCGCCTGGCGGACCCCGGAGTTGTCCAGGTACTTGAAGTGGTTCTGGGCGCCCTGGGTGGCCTGGGTCATGACATGGCAGTAGTCACAGGTCTGGTTGTGGGCGCCGGGATTGTTGTGGCGGCCCGTGGCGTCGTTGAACTGCGTGGCGGTGCTGGCGATCTTGTGGCAGGCGACGCAGTAGGTCGTGGCGTTCACGGTGATCGTGCCCGTCTGCCAGCCAGGGGTCGTCTGTCCGCCGTGGCAGCTCACATTGGAGCAGGTGAAGGCCGAGGCGCTGGCCGTGGTGCCCGCCGCCCCACTCTGCGCGTTGAAGGTGGGGTCGATGGACACGGAGGCCGGACCGGCGGTCACGGGCGTGGCCAGGCGCTTGTTGGCATTGCTGTAGTGGGTCTGGGCTGAATCATAGGGCACGGAGCCCACGTGGCAAGCCTCGCAGTCGGGATAGGCCGAGGCGGTGAGCGAGGCCGGCAGGGCCGGGGTCGTGCGGGTGAAGGTGATCAGGTTCAGGTGCTTCGGATGGGCCCCCGCGAGGTTGGGCCAGGCCGCGCCGGTGGGCCCGGCCTTGGTGAAGTTGGCCCCGGTGTGGCAGGAGAGGCAGGTGCCAGCTCCCAGGCCTGTGGTGAGCGGCGAGCCGAGGGTGTGGCAGACGGTGCACACGGGGCCCGTCTTGGTGGTGGTGCCGCTCTGGTCATGGCAGGTGGCGCATTCCAGGTTGAACTGGGCCAGGGTCACGGTCTGGTGGGAATAGCCGGCCGTGCTGGTGGCCGTGCTCAGGAAGGGCACGGGGTGGGCCACGCCAGATCCCTTGGGTGCGGCCCAGTGGTTGGTGGCGGGCACATGGTTCTGGCTGTGGCAGGTCAACGCGCAGCCGCCGTCCCCTTCGGTGAAGGGTGCGGTGGTCACGTCGTAGGTGGCGGCCCCGGTGATGGGATAGGTGGTGTTCGTGAGCTTGAACTTGATGGTGCCGCTGGGCAGCTTGTTGGTGCTGCTGACCGCCGGCGTGTTGAGCTCCGCGAAGTGGTTCACGGCGCCCAGATTCGTGTTGGCGGCACTCATGTCGTGGCAGATGGTGCAGTCCAGCTGGCCCGCGGAGGCGTGCGTGCCGTAGGAATGGCGGCCCACGGCGTCGTTGAACTGCGAGGTGGTGGTGCCGCCGTTGATGGCGTGGCAGAGGGAGCACTGGCTGGTGGAGGCGATGGTGCCCGTGCGCCAGTTGGGCGTGGCCTGCCCGCCGTGGCAGCTGGTGTTGGAGCAGGTGAGGGCGGACACGTTGAACACTGCCGTGCCGAGGCTCTGGGCGTTGTAGGTGGCGTCGATGTTCACGCTGGCGGGGCCCGTGGGTGGCGTGCTCCGGGCATTGGCGTTGGCATAGTGGGTGGCCGTGCCGGCGCCGCTGCCGGCGTGGCAGGTGTCACAGCTCAAGGTGGTCTTCAAGGCCATGTGCTTGGCGTGGGCGCCGGCAATGGCGGGGAAGGTGGTCCCCGTGGGCCCGGCGGGCATGCCGGAGGTCCCCGCGTGACAGGACAGGCAGGTCCCGGTGCCGGTGCCGACCACGGTCGGGTCGGCTGCGGTGTGGCAGACCGAGCAGAGGGGCGCACCCTGGGTGGGCGAGGTGCCGGTGACGGCGTGGCACGAGCTGCAATCCGAGGCGAAGGTGGCCGCAGTCGCCGTAAGGTGGCCGTTGCCCTGGGTGGTGGCCTGCCCGCCGAGGAAGGGCACGGGGTGGGGGGCGCCGGAGGACTGCCAGGTATCGAGGGGAGCGCCCGCGTGGATGTGGGTGTGGCAGGTGAGGGCGCATCCGCCATTGCCCTGGGTGCTCGAGGTCACGGCGTAGGTGCCGGCGCCGGTCACGATCAGGGGATCGAAGGCGATGGTTCCGCTGGGCAGCTGGTCCGCAGGCGCGCCCGTGGCCGTGCCATCGACGGCCCCGGTGTTGAGGTACTTGAAGTGGGCCAAGGCCCCGGGGGAGCCATTGCCCATGTTGTGGCAGGTGGTGCAGGCGATGGCGTTGGCGGCCTTGGTGGCATCGTGGGTTCCGATGCTGTGGCGGCCGAAGGCGTCGTTGTACTGGGTGATGGTCCCGGCGCTGGCCGCCACCGCATGGCAGACCGTGCATTGGGTGGCGGAATTGATGGTGCCGTTCTGCCAGCCCGGCGTGGCCTGGCCACCGTGGCAGCTCACGTTGGAGCAGGTGAGCGAGGAGGGGCTGAAAGCGGGATTGCCGCCCGTCTTGGCCATGAACAGGAGGTTGATGGCGACGCTGGCAGGGCCGGCGGGTGTGCCCACCCGCGCGTTGGCGTTGGCGTAGTGCGTGGCCGTGCCCGTGCCGCTGCCCGCGTGGCAGGTGTCACAGGTCAGCTGGGTGGCCAGGGCCATGTGCTTGGCGTGGGCGCCGGCGATGCTCGGGAAGCCTGAGCCCGTGGGCCCGGCAGGCAGCCCCGCGGCCCCAGCGTGGCAGGAGCGGCAGGTCCCGGCATTCGTTCCCGCGATGGTCGGATCCGCCAACTGGTGGCAGACGTTGCAGAGTGGGGCCCCGGCCTTGGGGGGCGCGCCGGAGTAGGCGTGGCAGGTGGCGCAATCGGCGGTGAAAGCCGCCGCCGTCACGGTCAGGTGGCCATTCCCGCTGGTGTCGGTCTGGCCCTGCAGGAAGGGGACCGGGTGCGGAGCCGTGTTGGCGCCGTGGCACATGGTCGCGTTGTAGCAGCCTGGCTGGGTGCCCGCAGGGGCGGGCGTGGAGGGATGGCCAGCCGGATTGTTGGCAGAGCCGGGGTAGTGGCACTGGGCGCAGACGGCGGCATTGGACGGATCCGTGCTGCTATGGGTCCAGGTCACCACACCGCCGTTCCAGGGCTTCGCAGGGTGGGGGGCGCTCACCCCATGACAGGTGAAGCAGGTGCTGGCGGAGGGGCCGCCGGAAAAGTCCCCGCCGTGGCAGATCTGGCAGGACACCAGGCTGCCGCCCGAGACGGCATTCATGGCCATCTTCGCGCGCGAACCATGGATGGCCGGATCGGCGAAGCCTGGCGTGGACTGGTGATGACACCCGGTGGTCATGCAGGTGGGTACGCCGCTGCCGACCTTGAGAACGGAAATCTCGTGACATCGCGTGCAGGCATCCACGCCCAAGACCGCTTGCCCAGGGTGCTCAGTGATCCATCCGGCCTTGTGGTAGTTGCCGTAGTACTGAGCGGTACCGGCTCCCTTGTTGCCCCCACAGCCCATGAGCGCAAGCGTGGAAACCAGGAGGAAACCAAGAACCCCCGACAGACTCGTCGTGCAGTTCCAACTCCAAGTCCTGTTCATTGAAGACACCCAAGAAGGCAGGCAACTCGAACGCGAGGCACTGACGGTGGAAGGGCGGAATGTTATGACACGAAGCGGGTTCAATGTCATGGGCTTGTGCTGATGGGCGCCGTGCAGCGGATGTGGGCGATAAGAATATCCCCGCCCACCCGGAAGGGCAAAGAAGCCCTGAAAAAAAACCTGGACCGTCTGGGATCGGGTCCAAGGTGGTGCATCCAATGACTATCCCCCCTGGGGTCGCCTGTGCCCATATCCCGATTGGATCCTTGTTCTTAGACCATTCGATCTAGTGGCTAACCGTTGATCCATCCCTGCTGATGGCCTAACCTTCAGCTTCGATGCGGACTCGAGTGGCAGGAAACCGATCTTCCCTGGGGGAGGCCTTGCGATGCCTTGTCATCGCGCTGCCATGGGTATGGTCTTCCGTCACGGCCTTCGCCCTCGATCCGTCCAGGCCGCTCGCGGCCCATGCCCACCACATCTGGCGCAGCGAAGATGGCCTGCTCCAGGACACGGTCTCGGCGCTGCTCGAGTCCAGGGATGGCTTCCTCTGGATCGGTACCGAGGCGGGTCTGGTCCGATTCGATGGCGCCACCTTCGACCACTATTCCCGTCTCAGCCTCCCCCGGTTCGAACACAACGACATCCAGTGCCTGGCCGAAGGTACCGACGGGGCCATCTGGATCGGCACCTCCGAGCAGGGCCTTTATCGCTTCCACCAGGGGGAGATCCGCGCCTTCGGCTCGGCGGAGGGGCTGCCCGATCAGCCCATCCGCCGCCTGCTCCGCGACCGCAGCGGGACGCTGTGGGCAGCCCCCATGGAGGGGCCCCTGCTCCGTTTCGACGGGGCCCGGTTCCAGACCGTGCCCACGGATGCGGCCCGGTTGCGCATCCGCGTCCTCACCATGGACGCGGAGGGAGCGCTCTGGGTGGGAACGGCCGGGTCCGGCCTTTGGCGCCTCCGGGAGGGCCGCCTCGTGCTGGCCGCCCTGACTGCGGACGAGATCACGGCCCTCGCGGTCGAGGCTGACGGCCAGGTCCTGGCGGGCACCCGCACCCATGGCCTGCTGGCGCTCTCGGAGGGACGCCTGGAGGTCCCCGCCTGGGCGAAGCGGCTCCCGCCCAAACCCGTTTGTTCCCTGATGCGGGACCGGCAGGGGAGCCTCTGGATCGGTCTGGAGCAGGGCGGGCTCTTCCGTCGGAACCCGGAGGGCCGACTGGAGCCCTCCCCCAGTCCCCTCGGCGCCCGGTGGACGCCGCTGTCTCTGCTGGAGGACAGCTCTGGCGCTTTCTGGGCCGGAAGCGAGGACCGGGGGCTGCGGGTGATCTACCCGGTTCCCTTCCAGCCCCTGCCCGTGGTGGGTGTCGAGCCGGAGGAACCCGCCTGGATGGTCTGCCAGGACGCCCAGGGAATCATCTGGTGCCTCACGGGGGATCAGACCCTGGGGCGCGTTCAACAGGGCCGCGTCGAACCGGTCCGCCCTGGCGTCCCCCTGGGCGGTCCCATCAGCTGCCTCTGGCCCCGCCGCAGCGGCGGGTTGTGGATCGGCACCCGCACCGGCGAGCTATGGGCCATGGAGCAAGGGCAGTTCCACCGCGTACGGTGGGCCGAGGATCCCCACCCCGATGCCATCGTGTCGCTCTTCGAGGACGGCCAGAGACACTTGTGGGTGGCCACCTCGCGCCAGGGTCTGATCCAGTGCACGCCTGGGACCCCGCCGGTCCGATTCCCCGCCATCCAGGGGGTGGTGGCCATGGCCGGTGGCGGCCCTGGCCCCCTGTACCTGGCGAGTCGCACTCAGGGTCTGGGCCTGCTCGAATCCAGCCAGGTCCGCTGGCTGGGCCGGTCCGAAGGCCTGGGCTCCAACGGCGTGAATGCCCTGCACCTGGACAGCGAGGGTTCTCTGTGGGTCGGCACCATGGACGGCCTGCGCCGCTACGTGGACGGCGCGTTCCAGACCTTCGGCGGACGCCCTGGCCCCCTGCTCCTGGCCATCCACGCCATTCTGGAGGACTCCGCCCACCGAATGTGGCTCAGCACCGGCCAGGGCGTGCTTCAGGTCCCCCGCAGCGCGCTCATCCGGAGCCTCAGGGTCGCCGAACCCGTTCCCGGGATCCTCTTCGACCACCACGACGGCATGCCCTCCCGCGAGACCAACGGCGGTCCCCAGCCCGTAGCCTGGCTCACGCGGGAGGGGGAGCTCTACTTCCCCACCAGCCGGGGGCTGACCCGCCTGGATGGACGCGCTGCAGTACCTCCGGGCACGCCCTTGCGCCTCCACATCCTCAAGGCGGAAGGCGACGAGATCATCCTCCCCGAGACACGGCCGATCCAGGTCCCCCCCGGCACCCATCGATTCGAGGTGTATTACACGGCCACCTCGCTGACGCGCTCCGACAAGCTCCGGTTCCGCTACCGGCTCGAGGGCCTGGAGCATGCCTGGAACGAGGTGGGAGACCGGCGGTTCTCCGCCTACTCCAATGTGCCCCCCGGGTCCTACCGATTCGTGCTCCAGGCCTGGCGCCTCGGTGATGAGGCCCCACCGAAGCAGGTGACGGTCGATGTCCACGTCCAGCCCTTCTTCTACCAGCGCCCGGTCTTCTGGGGCCTGGGCGCCATCCTGGGCCTGGCGTTCGGCTGGTGGCTGCTCCGCCTGCGGCTCCAGCAGGCGGAGGCGCGCTCCGCGGTGCTCGGCGAGCGCAACCGCATGGCCCGGGAGATCCACGACCACCTGGCCCAGGGTTTCACGGGCGTCCTGCTCCAACTGGAGGCGGCCGAGGCCAGGCTCACCCGCATGCAGGGTGATCCAGCGCCGGTCCTGACCCGACTGGACCATGCCCGCAATCTCGCGGTGGCGAGCCTCCAGGAGGCGCGCCGGTCCGTCATGGTGCTCCGCCCGAGGAAGCCCGAGGGAACCGACCTCCTGGGCGCCCTCCGCCTGCTCACGGACCGGCTGCTGGCGGGAACGGACATCCAGGTCGAGCTGGCCGTGATGGGGAAGCCGAGGGCCCTGAGGGAAAACCTGGAGGAGGAACTCCTGCGCATGGCCCAGGAACTGATGACGAACGCCCTCCGCCATGGCAAGGCTCGCTGGGTGCGGGTGGTGCTCGAGTTCGAACCCAGGCGGGTGCGCATCAACGTCGAGGATGACGGGAAGGGCTTCGACCCCACGGCCGCCGTCGCCGGCTATGGCATGCGCAGCATCCGTGAAAGCATCAGCAAACTCCAAGGGCACCTGGACATCGACAGCAGCCAGGGCCTCGGATCCCGCATCACCATCACCCTACCCACCCGGAGGTGGCGTCCATGACCACAACCCCGTCAGACCGGATCCGCCTGCTCATCGTCGACGATCACCCCATCGTTCGCGACGGCCTGGTGTCCATTCTCCACGAAGGCGAGCCCGACCTCGAGGTGGTGGGAGAGGCTGGCGACGGCAGGGAGGCCGTGGAAATCTGGCGGACCCTCCGTCCCTCCGTGACGATCATGGACCTCCAGCTTCCGGGCCAGACGGGCGTGGAGGCCATCAAGGCCATCCGCCGCGAAGACCCGGAGGCCAAGATCCTCGTCCTCACCACCTTCGACGGTGACGCGGACATCCAGCGGGCACTGGAGGCAGGTGCCCGCGGCTACCTCCTCAAGAGCGTGCGGCGGGCCATCCTCATTGAGGCCGTGCGCGCCGTCGACGCGGGCCACCGCTACCTTCCCCCGGCCACCGCCGCCCGCCTGGTGGAGGCCATGGAGTCCGAGCGCCTCACCCCGCGTGAACTCGACGTGCTCAAGCTGCTGGCCGAAGGCCAACGCAACCGGGAGATCGCGGATGTCCTGGGACTGGCCGAGCCCACCGTGAAGATCCACGTGAACAACCTGCTGCGGAAGCTTCAGGCCAAGGATCGCACCGAGGCCGCGGTGATCGCCCTCAAGCGGGGGCTGATCCACCTCGGGCAGTAGCCGGGCTGGACCTAGCGTTTGAACGTGAAGAACACCGCCCCCACCAGGCAGAGCCCTGCCCAGAGGTGGTTCAGGTGCAACCGCTCCCGCATCCAGGCCACCGTGAACACCGCGAAGACCAGGAGCGTGACGACCTCCTGGATGACCTTCAGCTGGGGCAGGCTGAAGCGCCCGTACCCGAGGCGGTTGGCGGGCACCATGAGGGTGTATTCGAAGAACGCGATGCCCCAGCTCACCAGGATGGCGACCCACAGGGAACTGTCCCGGTGATGCTTCAGGTGGCCGTACCAGGCGAAGGTCATGAAAATGTTGCTGAGCACCAGCAGGACAACCGTGCGCATGGTCTCGCCCTCCCTGGGGGGTGACGCCTAGCGGGCGATCTCCACGGCGCGCAGTTCGCGCATGACCGTGACCTTGATCTGACCGGGGTACTGCATCTCGGACTCGATGCGGCGCGAGACGTCCTTGGCGATCCAGTAGGCCTGGTCGTCGTTGACGGAGCCGGCGTCCACCAGGATGCGGATCTCGCGACCGGCCTGCATGGCGAAGCTCTTCTGCACGCCCTTGTAGCTGTTGGCGATGCCCTCGAGCTGCTCGAGACGCTTGACGTAGGTCTCCAGCATCTCGCGGCGGGCGCCGGGTCGGGCTGCGCTGAGGGCGTCGGCGGCGGTGATGAGCATGGCCTCCACCGTGCGGGGCTCGAAGTCCCCGTGGTGGCAGCTCATGGCGTGGATGACCTCTTCCTTCTCTCCGTAGCGCTGCATGAGCTGCATGCCGATCTCGATGTGGGTGCCTTCGACTTCCCGGTCGATGGCCTTGCCGATGTCGTGGAAGAGCCCCGCGCGGCGCGCCAACCTCGCGTCCGAGCCCATCTCACCGGCCATGTACTCGGCGATCCGGGCCACCTCCTTGGTGTGCTCCAGCACGTTCTGGCCGTACGAGGTGCGGTAGTTCAGCCGACCCACGAGCTTGTGAAGTTTCGGATGGACGTCCGGAAAGCCCAGCTCGATGCAGGCGGCCTCGCCGATCTCCTTGAGGTGCTGGTCCATGTCCACCTTGACCTTCTCCACCACCTCCTCGATGCGGGCGGGGTGGATGCGGCCATCGGCCAGGAGCTTGAGGATGGCCTGGCGGGCCACTTCGCGGCGGATGGGATCGAAGCTGGAGACGACGATGCTCTCCGGCGTGTCATCCACGATGAGGTCACAGCCCGTGGCCTTTTCCAGGGCCCTGATATTGCGGCCTTCC contains these protein-coding regions:
- the rny gene encoding ribonuclease Y, with product MALRAQKATADASQAKANAESDIKAERERLLEEAKREAQRLMERGAKDAESVRKESELKAKEQALQARQEAEKLLTERQNNLEKQEQRIQAKEQGLQSKEEGLDKKVQQVDQKAKDLEVLSEKRKAEIEKLEAKQAEAKQLVEEQARRLEEIAGLTRDDAKKELISQLEYSAKMDAAKMVRRIEDEAVEDAAKKARWTIGAAIQRVASDVVAEQAVSSVQLPSDDLKGRIIGREGRNIRALEKATGCDLIVDDTPESIVVSSFDPIRREVARQAILKLLADGRIHPARIEEVVEKVKVDMDQHLKEIGEAACIELGFPDVHPKLHKLVGRLNYRTSYGQNVLEHTKEVARIAEYMAGEMGSDARLARRAGLFHDIGKAIDREVEGTHIEIGMQLMQRYGEKEEVIHAMSCHHGDFEPRTVEAMLITAADALSAARPGARREMLETYVKRLEQLEGIANSYKGVQKSFAMQAGREIRILVDAGSVNDDQAYWIAKDVSRRIESEMQYPGQIKVTVMRELRAVEIAR
- a CDS encoding CxxxxCH/CxxCH domain c-type cytochrome, whose product is MNAVSGGSLVSCQICHGGDFSGGPSASTCFTCHGVSAPHPAKPWNGGVVTWTHSSTDPSNAAVCAQCHYPGSANNPAGHPSTPAPAGTQPGCYNATMCHGANTAPHPVPFLQGQTDTSGNGHLTVTAAAFTADCATCHAYSGAPPKAGAPLCNVCHQLADPTIAGTNAGTCRSCHAGAAGLPAGPTGSGFPSIAGAHAKHMALATQLTCDTCHAGSGTGTATHYANANARVGTPAGPASVAINLLFMAKTGGNPAFSPSSLTCSNVSCHGGQATPGWQNGTINSATQCTVCHAVAASAGTITQYNDAFGRHSIGTHDATKAANAIACTTCHNMGNGSPGALAHFKYLNTGAVDGTATGAPADQLPSGTIAFDPLIVTGAGTYAVTSSTQGNGGCALTCHTHIHAGAPLDTWQSSGAPHPVPFLGGQATTQGNGHLTATAATFASDCSSCHAVTGTSPTQGAPLCSVCHTAADPTVVGTGTGTCLSCHAGTSGMPAGPTGTTFPAIAGAHAKHMALKTTLSCDTCHAGSGAGTATHYANANARSTPPTGPASVNIDATYNAQSLGTAVFNVSALTCSNTSCHGGQATPNWRTGTIASTSQCSLCHAINGGTTTSQFNDAVGRHSYGTHASAGQLDCTICHDMSAANTNLGAVNHFAELNTPAVSSTNKLPSGTIKFKLTNTTYPITGAATYDVTTAPFTEGDGGCALTCHSQNHVPATNHWAAPKGSGVAHPVPFLSTATSTAGYSHQTVTLAQFNLECATCHDQSGTTTKTGPVCTVCHTLGSPLTTGLGAGTCLSCHTGANFTKAGPTGAAWPNLAGAHPKHLNLITFTRTTPALPASLTASAYPDCEACHVGSVPYDSAQTHYSNANKRLATPVTAGPASVSIDPTFNAQSGAAGTTASASAFTCSNVSCHGGQTTPGWQTGTITVNATTYCVACHKIASTATQFNDATGRHNNPGAHNQTCDYCHVMTQATQGAQNHFKYLDNSGVRQAPDQLSSDTIKFGGGSQPATGALTYTVNATIGRGGCALSCHGQGHTTTGNVWN
- a CDS encoding DMT family protein, which codes for MRTVVLLVLSNIFMTFAWYGHLKHHRDSSLWVAILVSWGIAFFEYTLMVPANRLGYGRFSLPQLKVIQEVVTLLVFAVFTVAWMRERLHLNHLWAGLCLVGAVFFTFKR
- a CDS encoding DUF5777 family beta-barrel protein, which produces MTRKTAPLLACALLAGGALRAESSEYPLVINLPSAERMQYWDIGVVFTHRFVQPVKDHGKDVYGLDGYTYAGLGFTFGIKPIPGLNAFIYRTADNKTFTFGLQEQVLNGERVRMAVRAERFDEVVKETTTPLGKVGISGLALQVPVEIFITDDIIFSLVPSYITKTTTTDTILAVPPGQTPNTKANTGGVLNLGLGLRIGFTEKFSFVSEYYPRPSKFAKAAPGGITDGTTYQNGFAVGFSYKTFKHRFTLVGTNASGTTANQVMSGDYGGGPRLSGNWSLGFNVTRVF
- a CDS encoding sensor histidine kinase; the protein is MRCLVIALPWVWSSVTAFALDPSRPLAAHAHHIWRSEDGLLQDTVSALLESRDGFLWIGTEAGLVRFDGATFDHYSRLSLPRFEHNDIQCLAEGTDGAIWIGTSEQGLYRFHQGEIRAFGSAEGLPDQPIRRLLRDRSGTLWAAPMEGPLLRFDGARFQTVPTDAARLRIRVLTMDAEGALWVGTAGSGLWRLREGRLVLAALTADEITALAVEADGQVLAGTRTHGLLALSEGRLEVPAWAKRLPPKPVCSLMRDRQGSLWIGLEQGGLFRRNPEGRLEPSPSPLGARWTPLSLLEDSSGAFWAGSEDRGLRVIYPVPFQPLPVVGVEPEEPAWMVCQDAQGIIWCLTGDQTLGRVQQGRVEPVRPGVPLGGPISCLWPRRSGGLWIGTRTGELWAMEQGQFHRVRWAEDPHPDAIVSLFEDGQRHLWVATSRQGLIQCTPGTPPVRFPAIQGVVAMAGGGPGPLYLASRTQGLGLLESSQVRWLGRSEGLGSNGVNALHLDSEGSLWVGTMDGLRRYVDGAFQTFGGRPGPLLLAIHAILEDSAHRMWLSTGQGVLQVPRSALIRSLRVAEPVPGILFDHHDGMPSRETNGGPQPVAWLTREGELYFPTSRGLTRLDGRAAVPPGTPLRLHILKAEGDEIILPETRPIQVPPGTHRFEVYYTATSLTRSDKLRFRYRLEGLEHAWNEVGDRRFSAYSNVPPGSYRFVLQAWRLGDEAPPKQVTVDVHVQPFFYQRPVFWGLGAILGLAFGWWLLRLRLQQAEARSAVLGERNRMAREIHDHLAQGFTGVLLQLEAAEARLTRMQGDPAPVLTRLDHARNLAVASLQEARRSVMVLRPRKPEGTDLLGALRLLTDRLLAGTDIQVELAVMGKPRALRENLEEELLRMAQELMTNALRHGKARWVRVVLEFEPRRVRINVEDDGKGFDPTAAVAGYGMRSIRESISKLQGHLDIDSSQGLGSRITITLPTRRWRP
- a CDS encoding c-type cytochrome; this encodes MSRITLSALLLAGASLLAGDPAKDLPKFSGSDYQKYWSDACARCHGANGSGRDNSGKPLPDNGFDFTDSRKANKKKDSDWVKITLEGKDKMPAFKDKMTQADVEKMIPIMRKFAAK
- a CDS encoding response regulator encodes the protein MTTTPSDRIRLLIVDDHPIVRDGLVSILHEGEPDLEVVGEAGDGREAVEIWRTLRPSVTIMDLQLPGQTGVEAIKAIRREDPEAKILVLTTFDGDADIQRALEAGARGYLLKSVRRAILIEAVRAVDAGHRYLPPATAARLVEAMESERLTPRELDVLKLLAEGQRNREIADVLGLAEPTVKIHVNNLLRKLQAKDRTEAAVIALKRGLIHLGQ